The following proteins come from a genomic window of Diorhabda carinulata isolate Delta chromosome X, icDioCari1.1, whole genome shotgun sequence:
- the LOC130902410 gene encoding cytochrome c-like, with protein MSVENGKKLFIQRCAMCHTLEEGGKHKNGPNLHGLIGKEGGQKPGFKFSKANKEIGVWSEAKIDQFLENPKKFMPGTTMLFPGIKSASDRKDLIAYLKAAM; from the coding sequence ATGTCAGTAGAAAATGGCAAAAAGCTGTTTATACAAAGATGTGCAATGTGTCATACCCTAGAAGAAGGTGGAAAACATAAGAATGGGCCAAATTTACATGGTTTAATTGGAAAAGAAGGGGGACAAAAACCAggattcaaattttcaaaagcgAATAAAGAAATTGGCGTATGGTCAGAAGCAAAAATAGATCAGTTCCTAGAAAATCCTAAGAAGTTCATGCCAGGCACAACTATGTTATTTCCAGGTATAAAAAGTGCGAGTGACCGTAAAGATTTAATTGCTTACCTCAAGGCAGCCATGTAa